The following coding sequences are from one Haliotis asinina isolate JCU_RB_2024 chromosome 3, JCU_Hal_asi_v2, whole genome shotgun sequence window:
- the LOC137279242 gene encoding uncharacterized protein, which translates to MYALVFCLFVSSAVGLPNYHGKIRSDTEFVAIRHLHSDHDEVERDTPRMPRRIVLEVELSHGRVVFNLTRSERDHHEIPVLVHQGGKVIHKDVQENYDQAVYKDQRLNAALMVERIETDKYKAAGVFNIGETPYNIWPEKRHRRSALNTTEAHAVSILFHIDFRGDAELNDVYWSRKDEFDRQMALLKGFKASFGRQKRSNVQQHTVELCFFSDNADWTRFLTEAGGNPTVAESNLRLFYAHLVEAMNVRYANLPVDQVCIQVVIKGLNIFMMANTPSWIFDFVSPAGTVNASAAIRQMSGETPGTTARAADQNMGRPCDHFMLFTGRNLFGSSEASMMVDISGIALQGAMCSPLSVSIVENDRDGSVCLVASHELGHSLNAQHDVDAGCDDANGFIMATRFSSPSAASPGNFFRFSTCSSATFQAFFNTLNARNNNCALVMNVPGGPVLDTGGTIAGQRTDADAQCARFMPGTRFCRILAVFLGLDTMCQTIGCSANTGPGDRCEFLVPLDRTSCGDRRWCVQGQCVTNNAAPARPANCPQGDDPAIGCTTALCASEPFRCCQTCQTTPTPVISTTASTTTPAATTVSTTPAATAAPTTPAATAAPTTPAATAAPTTPAATAAPTTPAATAAPTTPAATAAPTTPAATAATAAPTTPPATTASTTSVTTAAPTTSSTTVETTTTTSITTVSFTISAGTQPSVENVFLLSC; encoded by the exons ATGTATGCTTTagtgttttgcttgtttgtgtcGTCAGCTGTTGGACTGCCTAATTACCATGGAAAGATCAGATCCGATACCG AGTTTGTGGCCATTCGACATCTTCACTCTGATCATGACGAAGTCGAGAGAGACACACCCAGAATGCCGCGTCGCATAGTGCTGGAAGTCGAACTTAGCCACGGAAGAGTAGTCTTTAATCTGACAAGATCCGAGCGAGACCATCACGAGATTCCAGTTCTAGTTCACCAAGGAGGGAAGGTCATTCATAAAGATGTCCAGGAGAATTAT GATCAAGCCGTTTATAAAGACCAAAGACTAAATGCTGCCCTGATGGTGGAGAGGATAGAAACGGATAAGTACAAAGCT GCGGGTGTGTTCAACATTGGAGAGACGCCTTACAATATCTGGCCTGAAAAACGACACAGGAGAAGCGCCCTAAACACTACAGAAGCCCACGCGGTCAGCATCCTGTTCCACATCGACTTCAGAGGTGATGCTGAACTCAACGACGTCTACTGGTCGAGGAAGGATGAATTCGACAGACAGATGG CGCTCCTGAAAGGTTTTAAAGCATCTTTTGGACGTCAAAAGAGATCCAACGTCCAGCAGCACACAGTCGAACTGTGCTTTTTCTCTGACAATGCTGACTGGACAAG GTTCCTGACTGAAGCTGGCGGCAACCCTACTGTAGCCGAGTCTAACCTTCGACTGTTCTATGCCCATTTAGTGGAAGCG ATGAACGTGCGGTATGCGAACCTACCCGTTGACCAGGTCTGCATCCAAGTGGTTATCAAGGGGCTGAATATATTCATG ATGGCAAATACACCATCCTGGATTTTTGACTTCGTCAGCCCAGCTGGTACCGTAAACGCGTCAGCCGCTATACGTCAGATGTCGGGAGAGACGCCAGGAACGACGGCACGTGCCGCGGATCAAAATATGGGAAGGCCGTGTGACCATTTTATGCTTTTCACCGG ACGGAATCTATTTGGTTCGAGTGAGGCTTCGATGATGGTTG ATATCAGTGGTATCGCTCTGCAAGGTGCAATGTGTTCACCTTTAAGTGTGTCAATCGTAGAGAATGACAGAGACGGATCAGTCTGTCTGGTAGCTTCCCATGAACTTGGTCACTC TCTCAATGCCCAACACGACGTGGATGCTGGCTGTGACGATGCAAATGGATTCATCATGGCAACACGTTTCTCTTCCCCAAGTGCTGCAAGTCCGGGAAACTTCTTCAGGTTCTCCACTTGCTCCTCTGCCACTTTTCAGGCCTTCTTCAACACACTGAA CGCTAGGAATAACAACTGCGCCTTGGTAATGAATGTTCCTGGAGGGCCAGTTCTTGACACCGGTGGAACGATCGCAGGCCAGCGTACCGATGCTGACGCTCAATGTGCAAGGTTCATGCCTGGAACTCGGTTTTGTCGG ATACTAGCCGTCTTTCTAGGATTAGACACCATGTGTCAGACGATTGGGTGTAGTGCGAATACTGGGCCCGGTGACAGGTGCGAGTTTCTGGTGCCCCTTGACAGAACCAGCTGCGGTGACCGGAGG TGGTGTGTACAAGGCCAGTGTGTAACGAACAATGCAGCACCTGCCAGGCCAG CCAATTGTCCCCAGGGTGACGACCCGGCTATCGGTTGTACCACTGCCCTTTGTGCCTCGGAACCATTTCGATGCTGTCAAACCTGTCAAACAACTCCCACTCCCGTCATATCAACAACTGCTTCTACAACGACTCCTGCTGCAACCACTGTGTCAACAACTCCTGCTGCGACCGCTGCGCCAACAACTCCTGCTGCGACCGCTGCGCCAACAACCCCTGCTGCGACCGCTGCACCAACAACCCCTGCTGCGACCGCTGCGCCAACAACCCCTGCTGCGACCGCTGCGCCAACAACCCCTGCTGCGACTGCTGCGCCAACAACTCCTGCTGCGACTGCTGCGACTGCTGCGCCAACAACTCCTCCCGCAACCACTGCGTCAACAACTTCTGTGACTACCGCTGCCCCAACAACCTCTTCTACAACCGTTGAAACAACCACTACTACATCAATAACAACAGTTTCCTTCACTATCTCTGCGGGGACACAGCCAtctgttgaaaatgttttcttaCTTTCGTGCTAG
- the LOC137277502 gene encoding E3 ubiquitin-protein ligase TRIM56-like isoform X2 yields the protein MSGRGTSSRLKALTRSSLKSKEKFAERSPAKPTPYSRPRRQFSSKDPKGKASKKPTDTKDQKTSNSSEGKGKPFVKAVPDGPPIQPIIPPGRSELIEIIENTPGCRSGSELMLGILVMKLEGATAILTSDKVNKSVNALYRESGEERTSTLSTSASLTNFTIIEDNLVAAGVWYQDQIIFFKVFPDLDLQRTIDTKTRYSSIAFMSPCTLVGSRVRGNCGVDVLDMSGNILRKFDSSHFSNPYSVCTYNGKCIVGDMTNHAIMCFNDMGNLLFKFKPRADRKFVGFLTVTSHGGYIYASDREGHRVVQLTSDGEFVRDVLTKEDGIEEPQGICVTDDNLLYVSVINSYIRVYRIE from the exons ATGTCAGGACGGGGCACATCTAGCAGGCTGAAGGCCCTCACAAGGTCTTCGTTGAAGTCCAAGGAAAAGTTCGCGGAAAGATCGCCGGCAAAACCGACTCCATACTCGCGCCCGAGGAGGCAATTCTCATCAAAAG ATCCTAAAGGAAAAGCCAGTAAGAAACCTACAGACACAAAAGATCAGAAGACCTCGAACTCGAGTGAAGGGAAAGGTAAACCGTTCGTCAAAGCGGTACCTGATGGACCACCTATTCAACCGATCATTCCGCCAGGAAGATCCGAACTGATAgaaatcattgaaaatactCCAGGGTGCCGATCAGGTAGCGAGTTAATGTTGGGTATCTTGGTCATGAAGCTCGAGGGGGCTACTGCTATACTAACGTCTGACAAGGTGAACAAATCTGTGAACGCTTTGTACAGGGAAAGTGGTGAGGAGAGGACGAGTACACTCTCCACGAGTGCTTCTCTAACGAACTTTACTATCATCGAGGACAACCTGGTGGCTGCTG gtgtgTGGTACCAAGaccaaataatattttttaaagtattCCCAGATCTGGATCTACAGCGCACCATTGACACAAAAACACGATACAGCTCTATTGCATTCATGTCCCCATGCACATTAGTTGGAAGTCGTGTCAGAGGGAACTGTGGAGTAGATGTACTAGATATGTCTGGGAATATTCTCAGGAAATTTGACAGTAGCCACTTCAGCAACCCGTACAGCGTGTGCACCTACAACGGCAAGTGTATAGTGGGTGATATGACGAATCACGCGATAATGTGTTTCAACGACATGGGTAATTTGCTGTTTAAGTTCAAACCTAGAGCCGACAGGAAGTTTGTAGGGTTTTTGACAGTGACGTCTCACGGAGGCTACATCTATGCTTCTGATAGAGAAGGCCACAGAGTAGTTCAGTTGACTTCAGATGGGGAGTTTGTGAGAGATGTCCTCACAAAAGAGGATGGTATCGAAGAACCACAAGGTATCTGTGTCACTGATGACAACCTCCTTTATgtctcagtgatcaacagctacaTCAGAGTGTATCGTATTGAATGA